TCATTGTTCTCTTCCTTTAGGTGGACACAAGAAGCCAAGATGACAGCTACTCACTCAAATCTTAAATCTTTTGcaattttcagtgcatttctgtaaaattacatgcattcaATCAACTCTCCTCAAATATGCTGACATTCATAGGTAGAAttgtctcttttcatttttgtataaatTCTCTTTGAAAACCTCTTGCATTTAAAAGTCATTCTGAAGCATCAAATGTTGTTGCAATTGACTATTTTGTGCTTTGCTTTCTTCCCAATATTACCATTAAGGGCAGAATTTTTGGATTTGCATGTCAAAGTAAGCTTCCTCAAAGGAATGGTTAATGATCAACagacatgtacattttaatataaaaggTTTATTGACAGGAAAAATACTGTATCTTTCTGCATGTATATGTTTGAAAAGCCTGTGTATTCAGAGACGCAACATTTAAGCACACAGGACATTACTTGGCAACAGAAAAGGAAACTGTTACACCTCTTTTCCCCTCATAAAGTTAAATGTCTGGAAACACTAACAGTCAATTgaattatttagatttttttgtagttgatttttttgtaaacagTAGCTTAAAACATATAGCACTTTAAGTGCATATACACAAACTTGAGCCAATTTTTACCCTGTAGTTTAACTTTTGTGCATActgtcacaccagtgtgattagcccttgCACGCAtacggtcaaaccggtgtgattagaacactagattggacaaatagctagctaacattacctttgaggaaacagtgatttaacgttagaGTACAGAAAGTACAGaaatgcagtggtgaaaacTGTGAGCTCAATaacgttaatgaaaacataatgaaccatgtaatgcAGCACATGCAACACATAGCATATAATAAGTGACATACAAAAGGGTTAATTTCACTAGGTGAATCAGTTCTTTGTTCTCTCCTCCTTCAGAAAATTTTCTTCCTCAGAGAACGAGGCAAGTGTTTAATatgcaatttaatgtattttgggAGAGACCACAAACAGTATCATTCCTGTGCAAAGATAAAATGCTGAGATAAAAAGCCTCTAGAGTATAATATGCATCCAACaccaaaagcaataaaaatgacatgttctgaagaaataaaaaatcaaaaaggtGTATAATTCTCAagccttatatatatatatggtatatagGCACAACGACAACATTTAAGAATGTGTGTAAGTGTTCATTCATCAATGTCAAGACCATGAGAATGAGCATTTCCAGGACCAAAGTGAAAATAATCCAGAATAAGTTTAAGAAAGACATTAGCCAGTTCTGGTCTGTTCTCTCATCTAAACTGATTCATGTTCAGGTACGAATGAGACTTCAGATCAATTAAAAATGGATCAGCAAATTCAATAATGATAGTGaccagaaagagaaaaaagataatTTAACATCTTACATTCACTGATGTTCCAAAGTACCAAAAATGTTGTGTTATCTTATCAGCACCCAATGTCAAGTTCCATAAAATGCCAAGCTCCGCCttgagcaaaataaaaataaagtgaaaaatgtaaGCACAGTTAAAGTTCTATATTCACACACTATGTTTGACCAAATATTTCTTTAGTGTGTTCATTAGAAATTTGGGTACTTTTAAAGGTTACATTAAAAAGGACCTCACAGCAAACCCACAGGTtgactgtctctcacacacatacacacacacatacacacacacattcttttttgtaaaaataatacaaaaaaaaaatcattccacTCTTTTGAAAGGATTTTTCTCAGGAGTCTCCATGCAAGTAAAAACATAGTAGAGAAATGCTGCCACGCCCAGGAACACCAAGAACTGTAACCAAAGCGGGATGAGCCATGTGTCACGTGTGGTGGTTTCCTTCCTGGCTGCAGTACTGGAGGTCTTCAGAGGAGGAGGTGTTGAGTGTGACACATAGCGATCGAAAGCCTCTGTCCTGTACAAGCCGGGTCTGAAAACAAGAGCAGGAACAACAGGACTTCACACAAACTCCTGAACATACCTCAACATCAAATTTAACAAGCATGTCTAAATGGAGCTTGAAATCAATTCAAAGTTTTCTTGGAAAAAAGTCCATACCTGTTTGACAATGAGCCTTAATGCAAGTCAGGTGGATGTTAAGGAACTACACATGTAATCATATGTAGCCTGTGCAGTGGCTAACTGTGGCTTCCTCTCACAGAACAAACTTCTTGACCCCATCCAGTCTGGCCTCAGGGCTGGTCATTCCACTGACACTGCCCTCTTTCTACATCACTTTCACAATCAGCTAAAGCATCCTCCCACTCCTCACTCTTGATAATTTTGGCTACAGCCTTTGATACAGTGGACCacatcctcctctgtctcccctgctaCATCTCTGGCACTGCTCTTCTTTGGGTTCAAAGACGTGCTTTCGGGGTATTGTGGAATTGTGGTTTGACTAGACACCACAATGAGACACTAGGTACTGCCTATGAGTCtccctcaaggctctgtactcAGCcccctcttcttttctctttataTACAATCCCTTGGTTCGGTTATCTCCACCCATGGCTTTTCTTACCATTTTTATACTGACAACTCAaattttcctgtcttttcctccATCTGACATACAGGTCTCTGCATGCATCTCAGGTTGCCTGAAGGACATTTCATGCTAGATGGTGAACCACCACCTAAAGCTCAACCTGACTCAGACTGAAATGCTTTACATCCCCTCTTGGTCCTCCCTTTTTCAAGACCTCACTCTCAGCTTAAACACTACAAGCCATTTCATTACACTGTATCATCATATTACATTTCACTGATGGCATTGATAGCATTACATTTCACTGACAGCATTTCTACTGTCAGAAGCCTTGGCGTGACCTTTGATGACCAACTGCCCTTCTCTTCACAGGTTGCAGTGGTGAGTCAGGCATGAAGATTCTTTTTGCACAACATCCAACGGATCTGCCCCTACCTCACCATGTACTCtacacagctcctagttcaggccgTGGTCCTCTCATGTCCGGAGCTCCCTTCTTGCTCATATTCCTGTCTATGCCATCAAACCCCTTcagctaatccagaatgcagctgcacgacttgtctacaacctccctaaCCACAGTCAAGTCACATCCCTCCAGACCTCACTTCACCAGCTTCCTGTTGTCACTTTACAGTGTCACAAGTTCAAAACCTgggtgctggcatacaggacagtgattGGGACAGCCCCTCATAGCTCCAATTCgtcttcaaaccatatgtaCCGTGCAGATCACTATGCTGTTACTTTAGAGCCACTGACTGCCCCTTAACAACAGGGTTGTTCCTTTCAGCCAAAATGCCTGTCGGTACTGGTCCCCCCAGTGATGGAATGGAGTTCCCATGGGGGTCAGGGCAGATTTAGTGGCCATCTttcaacagagacagaaaacccacctcttcagactgcatttcaaTCCCTactccctaacacctgctacttgtattacttgccaCTTACTTGTAGTATCACAATCTATTAAGGATATTGTGATCTAGTGACACTGagatatatggtagtgtatgtattTGACCTCCCATAGTTTTCTAGGATGTTTAGTTTCAtattagcacaagttaacttgtggtagtggTTGAATGGTGTTAtactcatactcactggtctgggagtgttgttagcctggtctaacacggttgctcatttaacttcgatggatacacttctgttctcttttgtgtgtgctacatgtaattaatgtaaCGGAATATGGTAGCAAGATTAAATTCTAGTCTGAAATGCTAAATATCcccctgtataaatggatagtaaGTCAAAAAGAAGTTATGCAAGCTAACATTGATAATAGCATTCGCTtagcaaaatcaaaaaaaaaaaaaaaaaaaaaaaacacacaattccAAGGAAAGTGATGACTTGGATATATCAACCACATGCAAGACTGGCCCTTAAGAGGAAGATTCATGAATGCTGGCAACTTGGATTTTAATTTCTGACAGAATGATGTTTAGTGCTTTCTAAAGAGGCATATGGTAAGActggaaacaagaaaaaacaggCTTACTGATCCCCGctttcatcctcttcctccctgtatctctctgtATAGGATTTTCCACTGACAAAGAGAAGAACCACATCACAATCATGAAATAATGtttatgcaaaattaaaaatgacagtctGATACAAATTCCAGAGACAAACTTACCTGTCCATGAATGCTTCATTTCTCAACtaaaatagggaaaaaaaacattcttcatATAGTGCAAGGtcaaatttgtattttcttgtgCAGACATTAACTTAACACTTAggaatttatgaaataaaactgtaGATACTTACTGGAACACGGCGATGCACATATGTGATTTCCTCTTCTGGAAAAAAGAGCAAGCTTTGATTGAACATTTATTGCATATATGATCTAAATACATGGTATTCCTggaaataatgcatttaaagtCATTTGCTCAGTGGTGTGGGACTGCACTGTAATCCTGGTTAAATCCATGTCCTATGCAGTGTGTGACTCACGCTCCTCTCTGTAGAAAGTCTTGTCAGAAGACGGTTTCACTGCTGTGCCTTTGGCCATGGCTTCTCTTAGCTTCTTCTCATAAAGTCCACGGGTTGAGTCTACACAGCAGAGGCATGAGAGAGAGTATCACTGAAAGGGATTCTTGAAAGGAATAATAGGATTACTATTGCCATACCAGCAATGGTAGTAAATGGCAGATATACCGCATTCAAGAAGCATGACAGCTACGCATAGAAAAATAATGCGGTTTCCTTCATTAATTCAAACGAAGTAagcactctctctgcccctgtctttctttctctctctcacacacacacacacacatccggAGAGTGTAGAACATTTCTCTACCGACAACAGGGCCGTGCTTGATGCCGTACTGGTCCAGCAGCTCGCTGATCTCTTGGGCAGATTTACTGCTCAGCGTCGACATGGTTGCAGGTGACCAAGGATAGATCTGCACGGGAAAAGCTGATCAATAAACGCATTCCATCGGTAAACtttgtgaaatggggggggggcatggagcGGTGAGAGACAACAGTAGACAgcgttttgttgttgttttttttttaagacttaGCCAACTTTGGAAAGTCTGTATGtgccaaatctttttttttttctaaaaaaaataaaaaataaaaataaatagtgaaTGATTACATACTCATAGCGAAACGTACCTAGCTAGCAGGGTTGGCCTAACTAGCTAACCTAACGTTAGCAATTTAACCCTGCCTGACGAATGCCATGACTTACCCGACTAAGCTAACGGTCTAAGCGAATGTCCACAGTTGAAGCCAAAATTGAATCAAATCTTTCTATAAATTTGGTGTTGTAGCCTCTGGCTGCTTgagaaaaaacaggcaaactaACTACAcaggtacccccccccccccccccccctgtggGGTAACCGCAGAAGCCAAACAGACCAGTTAAGCAACCCAGGCTGTGACCCTGGTAGCATCTAACGCTACTGTTAGCCAAAAACCAAAGTTTACGAAGAAGAGATGTAGCCAGCTGCCTAGGGCTGTGAGAACTGCCAAATGTCTCAGTTAATTTCTAACATTTTCAAGCACTTTTAATTCGCTGTAGCTAACGTTAAAGTTGATAACTATTTGatcagccagctagctaaccagcgAGTTAACTAAAATTCTGTAATCTGCAGACAGTTTAGGTATAGCAAACAGATGTAGCTAAGAGTGCGACAAACACCACTAGCTATCTCACTGTTGTGGCTAGTCTATAGttaatcagaaaatgaaagggGACATGACTCGCTACACGGGTACTTACCTTCGATTCAGGATTGAAAATGTGAGGTTTAACagtaaaatggcaaaaaggTCCAGATTTTGGTCAGTTTAACTATCGCTAGCTTACAGAATTTCTAATTTTTAGTTAACCCCTTTCTAGTGAAGCTCAATGCAATGATGTGTAGCTATCTTATAGCTAGTTAGCCTATGTTCACAATCTGTTTaaagtaaatatgtatttctctGGTCTTCCGGATTCGGCTAGGTAGTTCCGGTTAATATGAACCTTCTCTTGAGGTTGTGAAGTTCCGGGATTGCCTAGTTTTCTCGAAGGTAATTAGAATGACAGATTTTCAGTGTGAAGCATAGTCTAAAATCTCGTTTAAAATTTGAACCTTGGTCACGCCTCGCCTATAACAGAAACCACGTAACTAAATAGTAGTCAAGGGCGTGCCTCCAAAAAGGCGGCGCGAGTAGCAAATAGAAGGTGCTACAACATATGCCGACTGCTGATTACTTTGCGTAAGATCCACTGATTTGAAAACCTAATATGGAAAGAATGTGcctgtgaatttttaaaatgtatggaatgACTCAGCGCGTACGCCAACAAAAGCTGGGTGTTAGCAGTTTAACCCTTCTGTTGTGTTCCGGTCAAATTTGAccaatttacaatttt
This portion of the Megalops cyprinoides isolate fMegCyp1 chromosome 7, fMegCyp1.pri, whole genome shotgun sequence genome encodes:
- the emd gene encoding emerin (Emery-Dreifuss muscular dystrophy), coding for MSTLSSKSAQEISELLDQYGIKHGPVVDSTRGLYEKKLREAMAKGTAVKPSSDKTFYREEQEEITYVHRRVPLRNEAFMDSGKSYTERYREEEDESGDQPGLYRTEAFDRYVSHSTPPPLKTSSTAARKETTTRDTWLIPLWLQFLVFLGVAAFLYYVFTCMETPEKNPFKRVE